The genomic segment TCGAGGCATTCTTTTTTGACTTTGGCATGAATCATAATTGTCAGCAAAACACGGATTTCCTTTTCCGGTATGTCACGAGGCAAGGATGCCGATCCGCGAAGTTCTGCGGAGGGACCCGCAGTGCGTAGCGAGGTTTTGCCTACTTTTGACGATACAAAAGTAGGGCGTTGTCGGGCGCCCCCGACATCTGTGTCGCAGGCACAAACAGCCGCCCGCAGGGCAAAACTAAATCAAGCCGCATAGACCTGCGGCACTCCCAGGGTGGGATGATTAGCAACCGTAATCGGGCAGCCATAGACCCGGCTTAGCTGAGTGGCGGTTAGCACCTCGGCCGGGGAGCCATCGGCCTGGATCAGTCCCTGATCCAGCAGCAGGATCCGGTCTGCATACTGGGCTGCCAGATTCAGATCATGTAAAACCATTAAAACCCCAACTCCTTCCCTGGTAAGTTTGCGTGCCAGCTGAAGGCACTGGTGCTGGTGGGCCAGATCCAGGGCAGAGGTTGGCTCATCCAGCATCAGGAGGCGGCTCTGACTATCATCACTGAGTTGCAGCAGTACCCGGGCCAGGTGAGTTCGCTGTTTTTCTCCCCCGGAAAGTGTGGGGTAACTGCGCTCAGCAAGGTGCAAGATACCGACTTTTTGCATCATCTGTTGAGCCCGGTTTCGACACTCTTTGTAGGTTAGTTGCAGGGGAAGGCCTCCCAGTTCAACGACCTGCCGAACACTGAAGCCAAAGGTCAGCTGACTGCTTTGGGGGAGGACGCTAAGGCGCCTGGCAAGTCGGCTTCGACACCAATCCGGCATGGGTTTGCCAAATAACCGGATATTCTGGTAGGTCTGATGGGTTCCACTCAAGGCGTTGAGTAGTGAGCTTTTACCCGTGCCATTGGGCCCCAGCAGTACCGTCAGCTGCTGGCTATACAATGTCAGAGATAAGTCCCGCACCAACTGCCTGGGGCCGACCTTCAGTGTTAGATCATTGCAGGAGAGGATCTCATCGTGAATCATAGGGTTTTACCTCTCTGCTGACATAGCAGCATCAAGAAGAAGGGGGCACCCAGCAGGGCCGTGATGATCCCGACCGGGAGTTCGGCCGGAGAAACGATTACCCGGGCCAACATATCCGCGAGTAGCAACAACAGTGCACCGAGCAGGGCGCTGATGCTGAGCAGGCTGCGATGATCCGGCCCGGATAGCATCCTGCCTAAGTGTGGGATCACCAGACCAATAAAGCCGATGATCCCGGCAACGCTCACGGTGATCCCGACCCCTATGGCACTCAGAAAGATGAGACGTCTTTTCAGGGCATTGACCCGGATCCCAAGGTGAGCCGCTTCCGCATCTCCCAGCAGTAGCGCGTTGAGCGCCCTGGCATCGCGTTGAAACATCCACCACAATACTCCAAAAGCTGTGACGCATAGTCCAAGCTGAGGCCAGCTGGCGCGAGACAGGCTTCCCATCTGCCACAGGCTGAGATCTCTTAGCATACTGTCCGATGCCAGGTAGCTTAGAAGACCGATTCCGGCTCCGGAAAGGGCGCTGATGGCGATTCCTGCCAGTAGCATCAGCATGATTGAGGTTCCCCAGGGACTGCGGCCCAGGCGATACACCAGCAAGGTAGTGATCAGTCCTCCAATGAATGCAGCAAGTGGCAGGTTTACCAGTTGCATCAGCTCCGGATATTGAGTCTGCAGAGGAGCGAGTAGCACTATGGCAACTGCGGCTCCTAGTGCAGCTCCTCCTGAAACTCCGATGATCCCGGGATCGGCCAGAGGGTTACGAAACAAGCCCTGCATCACAGTCCCGCATAGCGCCAGAATGCCTCCGACACAGATGCATAACAGGGTGCGGGGCAAGCGGATCTGCTGGATCACCAATGCAAAAGAGTTTGCTCCCTGTTGCTGGTCGGGCAACAGGCTCTTGAGACTTTCCCCCAGGCTAATGCTGATAGGGCCGGTTGCCAGAGAGAGTACTGCTGCGGCGCACAGTAGCAGAGCTCCAAGCAGGATCAGGGTCGCCGGGGTCAGAGATTTAACCATGACGCTGCGTCATCCCAGGGTAGAGTTTTTCTCTAAGCTCTTTTGCCTGCTCCAGGGTGGTGAGCCCGACTCCACCGAGCAGGGCGTTGTCATCGATCGGGTAGATCTGCCGTTTGGTGTAGGCCGGAGTCGCTGCCAGCATAGGGAATGCATTCACCAGTCCCCGGGTTCCTCCGAGCTGCTGCCAGTTATGGTTACCGATCAGTAAAACCTCGGGCTTCATTTTAACCAGTGCCTCCATTGAGGCAGGCTTGTAGCCATCGAGATCTGAGGCCGGGTTGGCACCTCCGGCCAGCTGGATCAGGGTGTTGGCACTGCTATGATCTCCGGCGACCTTCAGCCCTGATTCCCCGAGGAGTAACAAAAACAACGTACGCTTTCTGGGAGCTGTGGGCGAGTGTTCAAGTTGCTCGACCAGGGTTGCAACTCTTTGGCTAAGGGCTTGCCCTTGCTGTGGGCGATCCAGTGCCTTTGCCAGCAGGCGAATATTGCTCTGAAGGGCCTGGACGGTCGGGGCTGCATCCAGAGTCGTCACCTTTACCCCTGAGCTCTGAACCAACTTGAGGGTGTGATCCGGCCCCATTTCAGCCGTGCCTATTAAGCGTGTGGGGTTGAGGCTCAGCAGCCCTTCAGCCGACAAAGCCCTTAAGTAACCGACTCTGGGTAGTTTCATTTGTCCGGGAAGCTTGCTTTGATCATCCACGGCGATGAGCTGTGGTGTCTCGCCGAGGGCTTGTAGTAACTCGGTCGTGGTGGGCCCTATGCTGACGATTCTGCTTTGGGCCAGCACTGAGCACGATAGCAGTAGGCTGATGATGATTAGGGTCGAGCGTATCATGCGTGTTGTTTATCCATCAGTAGTTGTGAGGTTTTAATATTATGGGCCTGTAAAAACGCCAGTAGTTTGAGCATCTTATCCACGGTGGTTTGCTTATCTGCCCCAATAACCAATGGCCGTTTTGGCTGAGATTTGACCTTGCTTAGTAGCTGCTGACTAAAGGTGTCCCAGTGCTGATAGCTCATGCCATCCAGTGCCCATGGTTTTTTCCCCTCTGAGATATTGATCACCAGGGATTGACTCGAGGCTGGCTTGAGGATCTTCTGCTTGGTTTGGGGCAGCTGCAGATTCAGGGTGTTGAGATGAACACTGGCGGTTAGCAGCAAAAAAACCATCACGATAAAAATGATATCGAGAAGCGGAGTCAGATCCGGGGCCGGAAGTTCGGAGCTTTTGGAGGTGTTGGCGCGGATCATCCGTGACTCTCCTGGTTCAGGGGGACACCTTCCAACCAGAGGTTACAGTGATTCAGGGTATGCTCCAGACCAGCGACAATTCGCTCGGCCCACAGGCCGATCAGCTGGGATCCAACGATAGCCGGCACTGCGATTAACAGACCTGCTGCCGTGGTACGCATGGCGATTCCAAGGCCATCGGCAAGCAGGCTTGGGGTGACGGGATCCTGGGTGTGGGCGATCGCCTGGAACATCTCAATGAGTCCCAATACGGTACCAAGCAGTCCCAGAAGTGGGCTGACAACGCCAAGCAAAGCGAGAAGGCGCAGACCGGCATTGAGTTTACGGCGCCGGGTTTGCAACCAGATTGCGGCACACTCTTCTCGTAACGTTTTGTCCAGATGGTGGTTATTCATCAGCTGTCCTATGCCCTGCTTTTGTAAAGAGCGCTGAGCACTTAATTGCTCTGCTGTATTGCAGAGCTCATCCTGGCTCCACTGAGCGGATGGGCGCTTGAGACTGGACAAGGGATTGCGAGAAATAGCTCCGCTGAACAGAACATAAAGGAACCGCTCCAGCAGCAAAGCCAGGGTTAGCAGCGAACAGATCACCAGGGGCCAACACATCAGGCCAAGCTGTTGCTCTAGTGTATGAATATCAATCATTTAACTCTCCAGTACAAAACGGACGGGGATCTCAACAAGTCGGGGGGTATTACTTCCACTAAAGGGAGCAAATTTCCAGTGACGAACCGCCCTCAGGGCTGATTGATCCAGGAGGGCATAGCCTGAAGACTTGAGTAATTTTTGCCCAAGCTGTTGCCCCTTTTTATTAAGCTCAACCTCTAGCAGCACCAATCCCTGCTGATCTCTTTGTTTGGCAAGCTTTGGGTAGTTCGGGGCCTGGCGGTGGAGCAGTTCAAACTCCCTCACTCGACGCGGTTGTGAGGTAACCAGATTAGCTTTCTTTGAGTCAGCCTGGTGGGCAGAAGCGGTTTTTTGGACAGCCTCCACCTTCTTTGGGTGACGCTCTTTTGGCCTGGGTTGAGGCTTCTTGTGAATGGCCTCTGTATGCCGGGCCTGGAGCTTAGGAGGTTGCGTACCCTTATCCTCCTGGATGAGCTTGGGGGCTGGCTTGGGTGGCGGATCCACAACCGTGACTAGCTGCACGGAGACACTTTTAGGATCATTACCAGCCCCGCTGCTGCTCAGGTTCATGCTATCGCGACTTGCCGCAATAGCCGACAGGGCGAGTCCATGCAATAGCAAGGAGGCACTGATGCATACAAAGTAACGATTCGCTGCCACGACTGGTGTTTTCCTGATTACCCAAACTCATCTATGTTCTGAATTATCCAAAAAACTCCCGCCCTGTCAATGCGAATGAAAATGATAATGATTATCATTTGAATTTAATTCCTGTTCGGGTTTTAATAGCCCGCGTTTGACGAAAACATAACTCGTCAGTGGCTCAGACACAGGAATAGCTCAAACCATGAACACCCGTCTTTCTTTGCTGGCCTTGGCCGTTGCCAGCAGCTTGCCCCTGGTGGCACAGGCTCAATCCGACACAACCCAACCCAGTGAAATTGTCGCGAATACCGGCAAGCATCAGGCTCAGTCAGATGCAACTAAGCTCAATGAAGTCATCGTCAGTGCGGTGCGGCAAAATCACAGTGATGCGCAGCCGACCCAGTCGACCGTGGTTGTTGATCAGCAGAAGTTGGAGCAGAGTCAGGCGGACTCGGTCGCCGAGGCGATTAGCGGAGCCCCCAACATCAGCACCAGTGGGGGCCCCAGAAGCAGTGCTCAGGCGCCGGTGATCCGGGGGCTTACCGGAGATAGGATCCTCCAGGTCATCGATGGTGCCAGGCAAGACTTTAGCTCGGGTCACAGGGGCAGCTACTTTATCGATCCCGAGTTGCTCAAGTCAGCGGTGATCATCAAGGGGCCCAGTAGCTCATTGTGGGGCAGTGGCGCCCTGGGGGGCGCTGTCATCATGCAGACCAAGGATGCCAGCGATCTGCTCAAGGATGGGCAGAAGCTCGGCGGATCTGTCAGTGGTGGCTGGCACAGTAATGATGATAGCTGGCTAAGCTCTGCCTCTGTGTATGGTAAGAGTGACTCTGGAGTCGACTTTTTGCTCAACGGTTATGGCAGGGATAGCCAGGATATCAAGCTCGGGGATGGTTCGAGCCTGGATAACTCAGCTCTGCGACGCAAGGGGGCCTGTTTAAGCTGGGCAGTGACTTTAGCCTGGGGCAGCGGCTGGCGTGGAGCGTTCGCCAGTCAGAGCAAAGTGGAGGTGTGCCGAGCAACCCGGCAGAAGATGTCAGCATGGAAAACCCGCTGGTAGATCGCGATACCCAGGATTTTAATACCACACTGGATTACAGCATAAACCCTGAAAGCTCACCCCTGCTGGATGCCAGGGCTACCC from the Dongshaea marina genome contains:
- a CDS encoding TonB-dependent receptor plug domain-containing protein → MNTRLSLLALAVASSLPLVAQAQSDTTQPSEIVANTGKHQAQSDATKLNEVIVSAVRQNHSDAQPTQSTVVVDQQKLEQSQADSVAEAISGAPNISTSGGPRSSAQAPVIRGLTGDRILQVIDGARQDFSSGHRGSYFIDPELLKSAVIIKGPSSSLWGSGALGGAVIMQTKDASDLLKDGQKLGGSVSGGWHSNDDSWLSSASVYGKSDSGVDFLLNGYGRDSQDIKLGDGSSLDNSALRRKGACLSWAVTLAWGSGWRGAFASQSKVEVCRATRQKMSAWKTRW
- a CDS encoding MotA/TolQ/ExbB proton channel family protein is translated as MIDIHTLEQQLGLMCWPLVICSLLTLALLLERFLYVLFSGAISRNPLSSLKRPSAQWSQDELCNTAEQLSAQRSLQKQGIGQLMNNHHLDKTLREECAAIWLQTRRRKLNAGLRLLALLGVVSPLLGLLGTVLGLIEMFQAIAHTQDPVTPSLLADGLGIAMRTTAAGLLIAVPAIVGSQLIGLWAERIVAGLEHTLNHCNLWLEGVPLNQESHG
- a CDS encoding energy transducer TonB; translation: MAANRYFVCISASLLLHGLALSAIAASRDSMNLSSSGAGNDPKSVSVQLVTVVDPPPKPAPKLIQEDKGTQPPKLQARHTEAIHKKPQPRPKERHPKKVEAVQKTASAHQADSKKANLVTSQPRRVREFELLHRQAPNYPKLAKQRDQQGLVLLEVELNKKGQQLGQKLLKSSGYALLDQSALRAVRHWKFAPFSGSNTPRLVEIPVRFVLES
- a CDS encoding heme ABC transporter ATP-binding protein, producing MIHDEILSCNDLTLKVGPRQLVRDLSLTLYSQQLTVLLGPNGTGKSSLLNALSGTHQTYQNIRLFGKPMPDWCRSRLARRLSVLPQSSQLTFGFSVRQVVELGGLPLQLTYKECRNRAQQMMQKVGILHLAERSYPTLSGGEKQRTHLARVLLQLSDDSQSRLLMLDEPTSALDLAHQHQCLQLARKLTREGVGVLMVLHDLNLAAQYADRILLLDQGLIQADGSPAEVLTATQLSRVYGCPITVANHPTLGVPQVYAA
- a CDS encoding ExbD/TolR family protein; this translates as MIRANTSKSSELPAPDLTPLLDIIFIVMVFLLLTASVHLNTLNLQLPQTKQKILKPASSQSLVINISEGKKPWALDGMSYQHWDTFSQQLLSKVKSQPKRPLVIGADKQTTVDKMLKLLAFLQAHNIKTSQLLMDKQHA
- a CDS encoding FecCD family ABC transporter permease encodes the protein MVKSLTPATLILLGALLLCAAAVLSLATGPISISLGESLKSLLPDQQQGANSFALVIQQIRLPRTLLCICVGGILALCGTVMQGLFRNPLADPGIIGVSGGAALGAAVAIVLLAPLQTQYPELMQLVNLPLAAFIGGLITTLLVYRLGRSPWGTSIMLMLLAGIAISALSGAGIGLLSYLASDSMLRDLSLWQMGSLSRASWPQLGLCVTAFGVLWWMFQRDARALNALLLGDAEAAHLGIRVNALKRRLIFLSAIGVGITVSVAGIIGFIGLVIPHLGRMLSGPDHRSLLSISALLGALLLLLADMLARVIVSPAELPVGIITALLGAPFFLMLLCQQRGKTL
- a CDS encoding heme/hemin ABC transporter substrate-binding protein; this translates as MIRSTLIIISLLLSCSVLAQSRIVSIGPTTTELLQALGETPQLIAVDDQSKLPGQMKLPRVGYLRALSAEGLLSLNPTRLIGTAEMGPDHTLKLVQSSGVKVTTLDAAPTVQALQSNIRLLAKALDRPQQGQALSQRVATLVEQLEHSPTAPRKRTLFLLLLGESGLKVAGDHSSANTLIQLAGGANPASDLDGYKPASMEALVKMKPEVLLIGNHNWQQLGGTRGLVNAFPMLAATPAYTKRQIYPIDDNALLGGVGLTTLEQAKELREKLYPGMTQRHG